AGCTCATCTACAACACGCTTTTCAAGCGAAACTCATCTTATGTCGCCTCCATCTTCGTTGGTgccttcaccttctccgtGGGATACGACCTTGCCACGACTGCTTGGTGGGACTACCACAACCGAGGTGTGAGTGGGGATTCATGCTGCTCCCTCCGATCCGCTTCTCTACAGTAATGTGGTCATTATGGTGTTATCGGCTCAAAGCTCAAAACAGCAGAGCGCTCTTGGATGGAGGACTATGTCATGGTGTACAGTGTGAGATATCGTGCTGATCCTGTTCTCGTGCTACTCAGAAACAATGGAAGGACATTCGATCAAAGTACCTCGAGGGTGGTGCTACTGAGTAGATGAATCGACGAGTCTAGATTGCATGTGAGGGGGCGGAATAGGAGATCGACCGGGGGGTGATTCTTTACGAGTCGTGTAGGGATGTATGCATATCGCAACACTATCTAAGCTTTTTGCTCCATATCATGTTCAATCTGGCTAGTGGTAATCACCCAGAATCTATCCGTTGGAGTCGCTGCTCGGTCTACGATTGTCTTTGCTGGATGAGCTGCTGGGTTTTGGCATTTTGGATAGACGAACAATGACTACTGTCTCGCCCGCGTGTAACTAGCCGCTGTGACAGTCTGTTTCGACATTCCACCTAAAATTCCAATCATAAGTCATCGCACGACCCCCATACCATTTGCTCGTCTTCATAGCCCTGAAGATCACGACTCATCCTCTCCGCGCTATCTCAGCACCGCCTGGGCCCTCGTACAATGCTACAATGACGACGCGACACTCCGCTCCCACCCTcacccaccttctccttcaattCCCCCTCCGACCCATCTTACTGTtggtcttcctcctttctctgGTGACCTTACCGTCAGTCCATGCTCGAGAGCACGAAGATCGTTTCCGGACTCGCGATTTCCACGCTCTGTCAAAAGACGATCTGAAAACCATCGCAGAATCAGATCCGCCCGAATGGAACAGCGTGAATGAAGGACATCTGGGAAACTTGTTGATACCCAGAGTTTGTGAGTGGGCGGTTCCGGCTCCGCTACAAGTGATCGAACTGGAGCTTGGGACAGCagtagaaagaaacctgCTGATCATGCATGGTTCATCGCATGCTGAATAGCTGGGTCGGCGAACAAGTGAGCTCAGTCTGAAAAGACGATTGTGTTGAGATGTCACGGCGACAGGCTGACGCGACGTTTTACAGCACGCTGGTACAAAATTACATATCCTCGGTGTTCTCTAAGCTAGGATGGCacgaagagaaggtgaatCGGATTGGTGGCCGGATCATGCTTTctgatcttcatcatctgcCTCACATCGATGCGATATCACAAGCAAGATGCCCTCCTGACCCTGCATGTCCGAACACACTCGTTGTCGGACCGAAGCTGACTCTGACCGTCACGGTTCTTCTAGACTCCGTTCACGGGATCCACCCCGATTGGTGATGTCGAGTTCACGAATCTGATCTACACTTTCGATCCATCTGCTCCGAGAAAGGTCGTCTTGGCAGCCCATTTCGATTCGAAATGGTTTCCTGACTTCCCAGCGAACCAAGTGAGTTTTCCTCCCTGATGAAACCTAAAGGCAGCCCAttctatctatctatcttcctttccttctaCTCAGTCTTTCTCTGGCTGATCACCTACGACGTCTGTCTGAACAGTTCATAGGGGCGACCGATTCTGCCGCACCATGCGCTATGCTTCTCTCCCTGGCGGAATTCctcactcctcttctgacTTCCCGAAAAGAACGTATCGATTCCGGTCAAGCGATCTTACGTGAGGGAtatgacgaggaggagatcgcaGAGACGACGATCCAGCTCGTATTTTtcgatggagaggaggcTTTCCATGATTGGACAGATGCAGATTCCATCTATGgtgcgaggtgagtgttggTGGAGTCTCTTACCTTGTTTTCGAATTGCTGACATTGAGACTGTATTTCTCTCACCATCCGACAATCTCATAGACATTTAGCATCTGAGTGGGCCGAATCGTTCTTACCCCCCTCTCATCCCCTCACTCGAAGACGACTCTCCCCACCCCCCTCCGTCCTCAACACCATCgacgtcctcgtccttctcgacttGCTAGGGAACACGCATTCCAAGATATATAGCTATTTCAGGGAGACGGATTGGTTGCATGCGGAAATGTTGTCGGCCGATGAGAGATTGAGAGCGGACAAgttggtggaggtggaaagaggtCAAGAAGCGTGGTTTGGGACGGCAAAGTTGCATAAGGGTATGATAGGTGATGATCATGTCCCGGTGAGTGGAGAGTGTCTTCTGTGGTTCGGGATGCCGTACGAGAAGGGGAAGCGAGAGATAGCCAGTGATCGGCAAGAGGTCcgagcgagaagatccCTTTCATCCGCCATGTAGCCATGTACGAGATGGATGGGGTAGAACGACGAGTCGAATCCATCGAGATAGGAGGACGGATCCCAGAACGGCCCAAGCGAGGTCGAATATCTTCACTCAGCTGACCCATATCCTGTGCTATGCAGTTCATGCAAAGAGGAGTCAGCATCTTACACGTCATATCCAACCCGTTCCCAAGCGTATGGCACACTCTCGGGGTGAGTAATGTATCCTCATCTGACCAAACTCCACCTTATTCGTCATCTAGCATCTAGCATCTACCCGTTCCGCTCCTCATTCGTACCAAAGTTGTCCCAGCCCTAACTCACTCTTTGTCTTGAGCTGATGTTTGTGAAACCAGGATGACGCTTCCGCTCTGTCGTTACCGGCTATGAGACGTTGGAATCGCATTCTTAGAGTGTTCACATGCGAATATATGGCATTATCACCTGATCCCACCGCCCATAAAAAAGAAGAACGGCCAATGGTAGTCTCTAGATCTATCGATAATTTAGTGAGTTTTCCGGTATCAATGCGACCAGCATCATTTCCTCATTGACAACCGACTCCTTAGTAAAGCTTGAATTGGATTAGACCTTTAGCTAGACTACACTGTACAACAGCCATGTAAGACTATAGCTTTTAGACATTCTTGGACATGTATCGAGACTTTTCTCTCCTATCTCTGACGCAAGGAGATGCTATGTAAAATATGCCATGCATCTCGGAACAGCCCTATCATACAACCCTTCTAAATCTGCGATTGTCTACGTGACTACGTGAAAGCAACGCAACGAAGGTTCTACCTGTCGACTTCTCCAAACACCAGATCCATCGTACCGATGATCGCGACGGCGTCCGGCAAGAAGTGATGCCTCATCATGAAATCCGCTCCTTGCAAGTGGGCGAAACCAGGTGCACGGATCTTACACTTGTACGGTCTGTTGGAACCGTCTGAAACAAGGAAGACACCCATTTCTCCCTTGGGCGCCTCGATCGCGGTATAAGTTTCTCCTGGTGGGACAGAGTATCCCTCAGAGAAGATCTAAGTATGATTGCGACTTATCAGCGATGCACTTCGAGTGTTGAAAACTACCCATCGCTtaactcaccttgaagTGGTGGATCAAGCTCTCCATGGACTCCTTCATTGATGCTCGGGGAGGAGGGACGATCTTGTGGTCGTCGACCTTGTAGGCACCCTCTGGCATCTTGTTAAGACATTGCCCGATGATCCGGAGCGACTCTCGGAATTCTTGCACTCGGCAGAGGTAACGGTCGTCTATTCGAACAGTCAGCTCGCAGATCCTGCGATATTTGGAAAGCGCCGCCACTCACAACAATCACCGTTCTTTCCGATAGGAACGTCAAACTCGACCTTGTCGTAAGCGTCGTAAGGGGCGACCTTTCGGATATCCCATGGAACACCACTACCTCTCAACATGACACCTGAGAAACTGTAGTCCAGAGCCTGTTGAGCGGTGACAGGTCCGATACCGATGGTTCTTCCCTTCCAGATACGGTTTCCGGTGAcgacctcctcgatctcgtccactCGACTGGCGAATTGTGTAGCCCACTTGAAGATGTCGTCGAGCATACCGTGAGGCAAATCAAAGGCAACACCACCTGGTCGAACATACGCCGCGTGCATTCGGGCACCGGACACTCGCTCGTAGAACTCCATGAGCTTCTCACGCTCCTCGAAACCCCACAAGAAGGGAGTAAGAGCGCCGACATCCATGGCGTGGCTGTGGAGATACGATGATCAGTTGACACGCACCATCCGAAAACAATAGCAGGGCAACTCACGTCAAGACGGCCATCAAGTGGTTGAGGACTCGGGTCAGTTCACCAAACAATGTTCGAATCCATTTAGCTCTTTCTGGCACCTCGATGTTGAGCAACTTCTCCACCGCTAGCGAGTACACTAATTCGTTGGTCACTACAGTGAAGGCTGAACTTCAGTTGCCATTTCTCTAGGCGGAAATTTACCCGACAACTCACTCATCGAAACGTAGTCCAATCGGTCAAAGTATGGCAGAGCTTGAGTGTAGTTTTTGTACTCGATGAGCTTTTCAGTTCCTCTATGAAGAAGACCAATGTGAGGATCGGCTCGAAGGATTTCCTGTGAATAGAATTCAGCTTG
This genomic interval from Kwoniella newhampshirensis strain CBS 13917 chromosome 4, whole genome shotgun sequence contains the following:
- a CDS encoding NADH-ubiquinone oxidoreductase 49 kDa subunit; translated protein: MMRNLRPLLRNAPSSSRTTLRSLSTTPIRSFASPVVEPSPIRGHSVEELHSLSAEEILKESGSRREAQMRHFTVNFGPQHPAAHGVLRLILELNGEEILRADPHIGLLHRGTEKLIEYKNYTQALPYFDRLDYVSMMTNELVYSLAVEKLLNIEVPERAKWIRTLFGELTRVLNHLMAVLTHAMDVGALTPFLWGFEEREKLMEFYERVSGARMHAAYVRPGGVAFDLPHGMLDDIFKWATQFASRVDEIEEVVTGNRIWKGRTIGIGPVTAQQALDYSFSGVMLRGSGVPWDIRKVAPYDAYDKVEFDVPIGKNGDCYDRYLCRVQEFRESLRIIGQCLNKMPEGAYKVDDHKIVPPPRASMKESMESLIHHFKIFSEGYSVPPGETYTAIEAPKGEMGVFLVSDGSNRPYKCKIRAPGFAHLQGADFMMRHHFLPDAVAIIGTMDLVFGEVDR